From one Streptomyces sp. CA-210063 genomic stretch:
- the ligD gene encoding non-homologous end-joining DNA ligase, with the protein MGDTHTMRVGRRGVEIHRPDKVLFPADGNGGGREYTKGDLVAYHRAVAPFMLPHLRGRPLMLERHPDGLDGPMFMQKNTPEHYPDWIERVEVPKEGGTVLHPVCEDAATLVYLADQACLTLHRWLSKVGHVDRPDRLVLDLDPAVDDFEQVREAARDVRELLDELKLPSAPMTTGSKGVHIVVPLNGRDDFDAVRDFAKEIAEELVRAHPDRLTTEARKKDRGDRLYLDVQRNAYAQTAVAPFTVRARPGAPVATPLTWEQLDDPAVDARRWTLEDAVEQARTNPWAGAMSRGRALGPARRRLTALRG; encoded by the coding sequence ATGGGGGACACGCACACGATGCGGGTCGGCCGGCGTGGCGTCGAGATCCACCGACCGGACAAGGTGCTGTTCCCCGCCGACGGGAACGGCGGCGGCAGGGAGTACACCAAGGGCGACCTGGTCGCCTACCACCGTGCCGTCGCCCCGTTCATGCTGCCCCATCTGCGCGGGCGCCCGCTGATGCTGGAACGGCATCCCGACGGGCTCGACGGGCCCATGTTCATGCAGAAGAACACGCCCGAGCACTACCCGGACTGGATCGAACGGGTCGAGGTGCCCAAGGAGGGCGGCACGGTCCTCCACCCGGTGTGCGAGGACGCGGCCACCCTGGTCTACCTCGCCGACCAGGCGTGCCTCACCCTGCACCGCTGGCTCTCCAAGGTGGGCCACGTCGACCGGCCCGACCGGCTGGTCCTCGACCTCGACCCGGCGGTGGACGACTTCGAGCAGGTCCGCGAAGCGGCAAGGGACGTAAGGGAGCTGCTCGACGAGTTGAAGCTGCCGTCCGCGCCGATGACCACCGGCTCCAAGGGTGTCCACATCGTCGTACCGCTGAACGGGCGCGACGACTTCGACGCCGTACGCGACTTCGCCAAGGAGATCGCGGAGGAACTCGTCCGGGCCCACCCCGACCGGCTCACCACCGAGGCCCGCAAGAAGGACCGCGGCGACCGGCTCTACCTCGACGTGCAGCGCAACGCCTACGCCCAGACCGCCGTCGCCCCCTTCACCGTACGGGCACGCCCCGGCGCGCCCGTGGCCACGCCCCTGACCTGGGAGCAGTTGGACGATCCGGCCGTCGACGCCCGGCGCTGGACGCTGGAGGACGCCGTCGAACAGGCCCGGACCAACCCCTGGGCGGGGGCGATGAGCAGGGGCCGTGCCCTGGGGCCGGCGCGGCGACGGCTCACGGCGCTGCGCGGGTGA
- a CDS encoding TIGR03557 family F420-dependent LLM class oxidoreductase has product MPAYGYFLATEEFGPAELIEQARMAEQAGFQHLWISDHYHPWNDAQGQSPFVWSVIGALSEAVSLPIETAVTCPTVRIHPAVVAQAAATSSVMTGGRFRLGIGSGEALNEHVLGTRWPPADVRLEMLEEAVQVMRRLFTGEEVTHRGPHYTVENARLYTVPDEHVPIDISGFGSKATGLAARIGDGFITMGPDEELVAQYRKGGGGGKLVSGGTKVCWGPDRDAAVRLVRSLWSSQLLPGEMAQILPTPSHFEQLEPLVTEQMVSENTVCGDDVDEHVAELTAFADAGFDRVYVSQIGPDQRGFFDFYRTKVLPQLQQGPN; this is encoded by the coding sequence ATGCCCGCATACGGATACTTCTTGGCGACCGAGGAGTTCGGTCCCGCTGAGCTGATCGAGCAGGCGAGGATGGCCGAGCAGGCCGGATTCCAGCACCTGTGGATCTCGGACCACTACCATCCCTGGAACGACGCCCAGGGTCAGAGCCCGTTCGTGTGGTCGGTGATCGGCGCGCTCTCCGAGGCCGTGTCGCTGCCGATCGAGACGGCGGTGACCTGCCCGACGGTGCGGATCCACCCGGCGGTCGTCGCCCAGGCGGCGGCGACCAGTTCGGTGATGACCGGCGGCCGTTTCCGGCTCGGCATCGGCTCGGGCGAGGCGCTCAACGAGCATGTCCTCGGCACCCGCTGGCCCCCGGCGGACGTCCGTCTGGAGATGCTGGAGGAGGCGGTCCAGGTGATGCGACGCCTGTTCACCGGCGAGGAGGTCACCCATCGCGGCCCCCACTACACGGTGGAGAACGCCCGCCTCTACACGGTCCCCGACGAGCACGTCCCCATCGACATCTCCGGTTTCGGCTCCAAGGCCACCGGGCTCGCCGCCCGCATCGGCGACGGCTTCATCACCATGGGCCCCGACGAGGAACTGGTGGCCCAGTACCGCAAGGGCGGCGGGGGCGGGAAACTCGTCAGCGGCGGTACGAAGGTGTGCTGGGGCCCCGACCGCGACGCGGCCGTCCGTCTCGTCCGCAGCCTCTGGTCGAGCCAGCTCCTGCCCGGCGAGATGGCCCAGATCCTGCCCACCCCCAGCCACTTCGAGCAGTTGGAGCCGCTGGTCACCGAACAGATGGTCAGCGAGAACACGGTCTGCGGCGACGACGTCGACGAACACGTCGCCGAACTGACCGCCTTCGCCGACGCCGGCTTCGACCGCGTCTACGTCAGCCAGATAGGCCCCGACCAGCGCGGCTTCTTCGACTTCTACCGCACGAAGGTCCTCCCCCAACTCCAACAGGGCCCCAACTGA
- a CDS encoding FAD-dependent oxidoreductase, which produces MSRPRIVIVGAGFAGYRTARTLSRLTRNKADITLLNPTDYFLYLPLLPQVAAGILEPRRVTVSLAGTLRHVRLVLGEADDIDLDARTVHYSDPEGGVGTLTYDRLVLAAGSVNKLLPIPGVAEHAHGFRGLPEALYLRDHVTRQVELAAGGEDPKSCGARCTFVVVGAGYTGTEVAAHGQLFTDALVRRQPLREGMRPRWILLDIAKRVMPEMDEKLSRTADRVLRQRGVDVRMGTSVKEATPTGVLLSDGEFVDTRTLVWCVGVRPDPLAESLGLPMERGRLLVEPTLHVPGRPEVFACGDAAAVPDLTKPGEYTPMTAQHAWRQGKVAGHNVAASLGRGEPKPYRHSDLGFVVDLGGVKAAANPLGIPLSGPVAGAVTRGYHLAAMPGNRIRVAADWLLDAVLPRQGVQLGLVRSWSVPLDTASPELARMPGGPEKAGAEKGRGTPERPEQREARTAPDRAGVSGGPGAARKQEAPAKPGPAAVPGALEEPHAAPVPGASDHSRSAPEQHPPAKPGPTAVPGAPENPKPAPSRSPAPDDPQKPAKGSEGDS; this is translated from the coding sequence GTGAGTCGACCCCGCATCGTGATCGTCGGAGCCGGCTTCGCCGGCTACCGGACGGCCCGCACCCTGTCGCGGCTGACCCGGAACAAGGCCGACATCACCCTGCTCAACCCGACCGACTACTTCCTGTATCTGCCCCTGCTGCCCCAGGTCGCCGCCGGCATCCTGGAACCACGCCGGGTCACCGTCTCCCTCGCCGGCACCCTGCGCCATGTCCGCCTGGTGCTGGGGGAGGCCGACGACATCGACCTCGACGCGCGCACCGTGCACTACTCGGACCCCGAGGGCGGCGTCGGCACGCTCACCTACGACCGGCTGGTGCTCGCCGCCGGCAGCGTCAACAAGCTGCTGCCCATCCCGGGCGTCGCCGAGCACGCCCATGGCTTCCGGGGGCTGCCCGAGGCGCTGTACCTCAGGGACCACGTGACCCGGCAGGTCGAACTGGCGGCGGGTGGCGAGGACCCCAAGAGCTGCGGCGCGCGCTGCACCTTCGTGGTGGTCGGTGCCGGATACACCGGCACCGAGGTCGCCGCGCACGGCCAGCTGTTCACCGACGCGCTGGTACGCAGGCAGCCGTTGCGGGAGGGCATGCGGCCGCGCTGGATCCTGCTCGACATCGCGAAGCGGGTGATGCCCGAGATGGACGAGAAGCTGTCGCGGACCGCCGACCGGGTGCTGCGGCAGCGGGGTGTCGATGTCCGGATGGGGACCTCCGTGAAGGAGGCGACGCCGACCGGAGTGCTGCTGAGCGACGGGGAGTTCGTCGACACGCGCACGCTGGTGTGGTGCGTGGGCGTACGGCCCGATCCGCTCGCCGAGTCGCTCGGGCTGCCGATGGAACGAGGCCGGCTGCTCGTCGAGCCCACGCTGCACGTGCCCGGGCGGCCCGAGGTGTTCGCCTGCGGGGACGCGGCCGCCGTGCCCGATCTGACCAAGCCCGGCGAGTACACGCCGATGACCGCCCAACACGCCTGGCGGCAGGGGAAGGTGGCCGGGCACAACGTCGCGGCCTCCCTCGGCCGGGGTGAGCCCAAGCCCTACCGCCACAGCGACCTGGGCTTCGTCGTGGACCTCGGCGGCGTCAAGGCCGCCGCCAACCCCCTCGGCATACCGCTGTCCGGCCCCGTCGCCGGAGCCGTCACCCGCGGCTACCACCTCGCCGCCATGCCCGGCAACCGCATCCGCGTCGCCGCCGACTGGCTCCTCGACGCCGTACTGCCCCGCCAGGGCGTCCAGTTGGGCCTCGTACGGTCCTGGTCGGTACCCCTGGACACGGCCTCACCGGAACTGGCCAGGATGCCGGGCGGACCGGAGAAGGCGGGGGCGGAGAAGGGCCGGGGGACGCCGGAGAGGCCGGAGCAGCGGGAAGCACGGACCGCGCCCGATCGGGCCGGGGTGTCGGGCGGGCCCGGAGCCGCACGCAAGCAGGAAGCACCTGCCAAGCCGGGGCCCGCGGCGGTGCCAGGGGCCTTGGAGGAACCACACGCCGCACCGGTGCCCGGGGCATCGGACCACTCCCGGTCCGCCCCTGAGCAGCACCCACCCGCGAAGCCCGGACCGACCGCGGTGCCGGGGGCGCCCGAGAACCCCAAGCCGGCGCCGTCGCGGAGCCCGGCCCCCGATGACCCTCAGAAGCCCGCCAAGGGTTCGGAAGGAGACTCATGA
- a CDS encoding transketolase, with product MKSRQLTDLAQQLRVDSIRASGAAGSGHPTSSMSAAELMAVLLAGHLRYDFDRPQHPGNDRFVLSKGHASPLLYSAYKAAGAISETELMTFRKHGSRLEGHPTPRKLPWVETATGSLGQGLPVGVGIALAGKRLDRTGYRVWVLCGDSELAEGSVWEAAEHASYEHLDNLTAIVDVNRLGQRGPTRHGHDLDAYARRFAAFGWHTIEIDGHDVDAVARAYGEAESTKGQPTVILARTLKGKGVEAVQDREGLHGKPLKDAEEAIAELGGVHDIRVEVQQPPAARMLHAVRTGHLELPRYETGDEVATRNAFGQALAALGTARGDVVALDGEVGDSTRAEFFAKEHPDRFFECYIAEQQLVAAAVGLASRGWVPYVSTFAAFLSRAHDFIRMASISGSGINLVGSHAGVAIGQDGPSQMGLEDLAMMRAVHGSTVLYPCDANQTAKLVGAMAGLEGIRYLRTSRGDTPVLYSPTEEFPVGGSKVLRASDTDRLTVVAAGVTVHEALKAADALDAEGIQVRVIDLYSVKPVDRRTLREAAERTGCLLTVEDHHEEGGLGDAVLDAFLDGRPVPRLVRLAVRTMPGSASPEEQLREAGIDAEAITAAGRLLVEHAIAP from the coding sequence ATGAAGAGCCGTCAACTCACCGATCTGGCCCAGCAGTTGCGGGTCGACAGTATTCGTGCCTCGGGGGCCGCGGGGTCGGGGCACCCGACGTCGTCGATGTCGGCGGCCGAGCTGATGGCGGTGCTGCTCGCCGGGCATCTGCGCTACGACTTCGACCGCCCCCAGCACCCCGGCAACGACCGCTTCGTGCTGTCCAAGGGCCACGCCTCACCGCTGCTGTACTCCGCGTACAAGGCGGCCGGCGCGATCAGTGAGACCGAGCTGATGACGTTCCGCAAGCACGGCAGCCGTCTCGAAGGGCACCCGACACCGCGCAAGCTGCCCTGGGTGGAGACGGCCACCGGCTCGCTCGGCCAGGGGCTGCCCGTCGGCGTCGGTATCGCGCTGGCCGGGAAGCGGCTGGACCGCACCGGCTACCGGGTGTGGGTGCTGTGCGGGGACAGCGAACTCGCCGAGGGATCGGTGTGGGAGGCCGCCGAGCACGCCTCGTACGAGCATCTGGACAACCTCACCGCGATCGTCGACGTCAACCGGCTCGGCCAGCGCGGGCCCACCCGCCACGGACACGACCTGGACGCCTACGCCCGCCGCTTCGCGGCCTTCGGCTGGCACACGATCGAGATCGACGGGCACGACGTGGACGCCGTCGCCCGCGCCTACGGCGAGGCCGAGTCCACCAAGGGCCAGCCCACCGTGATCCTCGCCCGCACCCTCAAGGGCAAGGGCGTCGAGGCCGTCCAGGACCGCGAGGGCCTGCACGGCAAGCCGCTCAAGGACGCCGAGGAGGCGATCGCCGAACTCGGCGGCGTGCACGACATCCGCGTCGAGGTCCAACAGCCGCCCGCCGCCCGGATGCTGCACGCCGTACGCACCGGGCACCTGGAGCTGCCGCGCTACGAGACCGGCGACGAGGTCGCCACCCGGAACGCCTTCGGGCAGGCGCTCGCCGCGCTCGGTACCGCGCGCGGTGATGTCGTCGCCCTGGACGGCGAGGTCGGCGACTCCACGCGCGCCGAGTTCTTCGCCAAGGAGCACCCCGACCGGTTCTTCGAGTGCTACATCGCCGAACAGCAGCTGGTGGCCGCCGCGGTGGGGCTCGCGTCACGCGGCTGGGTGCCGTACGTCTCCACGTTCGCGGCGTTCCTCAGCCGCGCCCACGACTTCATCCGCATGGCGTCGATCAGCGGGTCCGGCATCAACCTCGTCGGCTCGCACGCGGGCGTCGCCATCGGGCAGGACGGGCCCTCACAGATGGGCCTGGAGGACCTGGCGATGATGCGCGCGGTGCACGGCTCGACCGTGCTGTACCCGTGCGACGCCAACCAGACCGCCAAGCTCGTCGGCGCGATGGCCGGCCTCGAGGGCATCCGCTATCTGCGCACGTCCAGGGGCGACACGCCCGTTCTCTACAGCCCGACCGAGGAGTTCCCGGTCGGCGGAAGCAAGGTGCTGCGCGCCTCGGACACCGACCGGCTGACGGTCGTCGCGGCCGGGGTCACCGTCCACGAGGCGCTGAAGGCCGCCGACGCGCTGGACGCCGAGGGCATCCAGGTCCGGGTGATCGACCTCTACTCGGTCAAGCCCGTCGACCGGCGCACCCTGCGCGAGGCCGCCGAACGCACCGGCTGCCTCCTCACCGTCGAGGACCACCACGAGGAGGGCGGACTCGGTGACGCGGTCCTCGACGCCTTCCTCGACGGCCGGCCGGTGCCCCGCCTGGTCCGCCTCGCCGTCCGCACGATGCCGGGCTCGGCCTCCCCCGAGGAGCAGCTGCGGGAGGCGGGCATCGACGCGGAGGCGATCACGGCGGCCGGACGGCTGCTGGTGGAGCACGCGATCGCGCCCTGA